A window from Mustela erminea isolate mMusErm1 chromosome 17, mMusErm1.Pri, whole genome shotgun sequence encodes these proteins:
- the LOC116576145 gene encoding WAS/WASL-interacting protein family member 3-like isoform X3, translating into MPPPTLPPPRDAGVPGSPPPPGRPATAAAPAARPLQSEGRKARVTVETGDPGRCGRAPAAGRGPGQSWKTVSRRRSDRGRVPRGTAALSELRADLRCRRGSAGARATPASNRTCAPQGGGRGRGRGRPGAGLGVRRLGFWSWPCAPLSGPTQRKETEVRWHLELEMKGRRPSPESPSNSSPSLSLFPALSLREDPVRNGEAQSQAD; encoded by the exons atgcctcccccaaccctccccccaccccgggacgCCGGGGTCCCTGGCTCCCCGCCGCCCCCTGGTCGCCCAGCAACCGCGGCCGCGCCGGCAGCGCGACCGCTGCAAAGTGAAGGTCGCAAAGCACGGGTTACCGTGGAGACGGGAGACCCGGGTCGCTGCGGGAGGGCGCCGGCCGCTGGGCGAGGTCCGGGACAATCCTGGAAGACTGTCAGCCGCCGGCGGTCCGATCGCGGCCGGGTCCCCCGCGGGACTGCTGCGTTATCAGAGCTGCGAGCTGATCTGAGGTGCAGGCGGGGCTCTGCAGGGGCGAGAGCGACACCGGCTTCTAACCGCACCTGCGCTCCCCAGGGAGGAGGGCGAGGGCGAGGCCGCGGTCGGCCGGGCGCTggcctgggagtcaggagacTTGGGTTCTGGTCCTGGCCGTGCGCCCCACTCTCAGG GCCCACGCAGCGCAAGGAGACTGAGGTGCGGTGGCATCTGGAACTGGAGATGAAGGGCCGGCGCCCCTCCCCGGAGTCTCCCTCTAATTCCAGCCCGTCCCTGAGCctcttcccagctctgtccctccGGGAGGACCCAGTGAGGAACGGAGAGGCCCAGAGCCAAGCCGACTAA
- the LOC116576145 gene encoding WAS/WASL-interacting protein family member 3-like isoform X2, with protein sequence MPPPTLPPPRDAGVPGSPPPPGRPATAAAPAARPLQSEGRKARVTVETGDPGRCGRAPAAGRGPGQSWKTVSRRRSDRGRVPRGTAALSELRADLRCRRGSAGARATPASNRTCAPQGGGRGRGRGRPGAGLGVRRLGFWSWPCAPLSGDPGDELPVTPLPCLLRLVGGRNQARILEEAEKNPGESERGKNKTKKEKSGCLCRTSTLRPEQHLERSAMALSALQEGSSIRVK encoded by the exons atgcctcccccaaccctccccccaccccgggacgCCGGGGTCCCTGGCTCCCCGCCGCCCCCTGGTCGCCCAGCAACCGCGGCCGCGCCGGCAGCGCGACCGCTGCAAAGTGAAGGTCGCAAAGCACGGGTTACCGTGGAGACGGGAGACCCGGGTCGCTGCGGGAGGGCGCCGGCCGCTGGGCGAGGTCCGGGACAATCCTGGAAGACTGTCAGCCGCCGGCGGTCCGATCGCGGCCGGGTCCCCCGCGGGACTGCTGCGTTATCAGAGCTGCGAGCTGATCTGAGGTGCAGGCGGGGCTCTGCAGGGGCGAGAGCGACACCGGCTTCTAACCGCACCTGCGCTCCCCAGGGAGGAGGGCGAGGGCGAGGCCGCGGTCGGCCGGGCGCTggcctgggagtcaggagacTTGGGTTCTGGTCCTGGCCGTGCGCCCCACTCTCAGG AGACCCAGGAGATGAGCTGCCCgtcactcccctcccctgcctcctccggCTGGTCGGGGGTCGGAATCAAGCCCGTATCTTGGAGGAGGCGGAAAAGAACCCaggggaaagtgagagagggaagaacaagacaaaaaaagaaaagtcggGCTGCCTTTGCCGGACGTCTACTTTACGCCCGGAGCAGCATCTGGAGCGGTCCGCGATGGCTCTGTCCGCGCTCCAGGAAGGAAGCAGCATTCGGGTAAAGTGA
- the LOC116576145 gene encoding WAS/WASL-interacting protein family member 3-like isoform X1 — protein MPPPTLPPPRDAGVPGSPPPPGRPATAAAPAARPLQSEGRKARVTVETGDPGRCGRAPAAGRGPGQSWKTVSRRRSDRGRVPRGTAALSELRADLRCRRGSAGARATPASNRTCAPQGGGRGRGRGRPGAGLGVRRLGFWSWPCAPLSGNSVGQKQNACPQRRAADGRLAAASTFGFCASAHSPSCPRMEASSFLGCSGADVEFGGLMAQASDPSFWPSEKTAWTEYGQEGTETGRSQYLFPTCP, from the exons atgcctcccccaaccctccccccaccccgggacgCCGGGGTCCCTGGCTCCCCGCCGCCCCCTGGTCGCCCAGCAACCGCGGCCGCGCCGGCAGCGCGACCGCTGCAAAGTGAAGGTCGCAAAGCACGGGTTACCGTGGAGACGGGAGACCCGGGTCGCTGCGGGAGGGCGCCGGCCGCTGGGCGAGGTCCGGGACAATCCTGGAAGACTGTCAGCCGCCGGCGGTCCGATCGCGGCCGGGTCCCCCGCGGGACTGCTGCGTTATCAGAGCTGCGAGCTGATCTGAGGTGCAGGCGGGGCTCTGCAGGGGCGAGAGCGACACCGGCTTCTAACCGCACCTGCGCTCCCCAGGGAGGAGGGCGAGGGCGAGGCCGCGGTCGGCCGGGCGCTggcctgggagtcaggagacTTGGGTTCTGGTCCTGGCCGTGCGCCCCACTCTCAGG AAACAGTGTGGGGCAGAAGCAGAACGCGTGTCCCCAGCGCCGGGCTGCGGACGGGAGGCTGGCTGCTGCTTCTACCTTTGGTTTCTGTGCATCAGCTCATTCCCCATCATGCCCCAGGATGGAGGCATCGAGTTTCCTGGGCTGCAGTGGGGCGGACGTGGAATTCGGGGGTCTGATGGCACAGGCCTCTGACCCTAGCTTCTGGCCCTCggagaaaacagcatggacaGAGTATgggcaggaagggacagagacCGGAAGGTCACAGTACCTGTTTCCCACCTGTCCCTGA